catcataggtacacttcaactatgacagacaaaatgagaaaaaaaaatcccgaaaatcacattgtaatttatttgcaaatgatgttggaaaataagtatttggtcaataacaaaagtttatctcaatactttgttatataccctttgttggcaatgacagaggtcaaacgttttctgtaagtcttcacaaggttttcacacactgttgctggtattttggcccattcctccatgcagatctcctctagagcaatgatgttttggggctgttgctgggcaacacggactttcaactccctccaaagattttctatggggttgagatcaggagactggctaggccactccaggaccttgaaatgcttcttatgaagccactccttcgttgcccgggcagtgtgtttgggatcattgtcatgctgaaagacccagccactgtcaggatttggccagggttgttccggttttggtcactagatgcccccattgtgctttttgacccttttgttttcccCTTGTTCccagttattatttgcacctgtgcctcgtttcccttgattgtatttaaacccttagttttcctcagttctttgctctgtgtttgaatgttaGCACGCAGCCCAGTGATGCTGTGATCATTTGTTGCGCCAGTTGGACGCTCTTGTGgtactctgtgtttgtttgtttttgattAGCTTTTGAGGCTTTTTTCTGCTGtgcctaccaccttgtggatttacctttttgacttggaggattacctttgttctcttggaattacttttgaTGTTGTGGATTTTTATTTTTGCCTGAAGAACTTTCCTTTTACTCTATTAAAAcaccgtctcaagtactgctgtgtctgcctcatcttctgggttctgccgactattcgTGACTCAGTTTGCTAAGTGACTGTTTTTCACACCGGAGACCCGGGTTCGTAACCGGGTCCTGacagccacgtttaatcttcaatgccatTGTTGataaggttttcactcaatctcacgatacatggccccattcattctttcctttacacggatcagtcgtcctggtccctttgcagacaaacagccccaaagcatgatgtttccacccccatgcttcacattaggtatggtgttctttgtatgcaactcagcattctttgtcctccaaacacgaagagttgagtttttaccaaaagttctattttggtttcatctgaccatatgacattctcccaatcttcttctggatcatccaaatgctctctagcaaacttcagacgggcctggacatgtactggcttaagcagggggacacgtctggcactgcaggatttgagtccctggcggcgaagtgtgttactgatggtatgctttgttactttggtcccagctctctgcaggtcattcactagattCCCCCTGTGTGgttttgggatttttgctcactgttcttgtgatcattttgaccccacggggtgagatcttgcgtggagccccagattgagggagattatcagtggtcttgtatgtcttccatttcctaataattgctcccacagttgatttcttcaaaccaagctgcttacctattgcagattcagtcttcccagcctggtgcaggtctacaattttggtttctggtgtcctttgacagctctttggtcttggccatagtggagtttggagtgtgactgtttgaggttgtggacaggtgtcttttatactgataacaagttcaaacaggtgccattaatacaggtaacgagtggaggacagagcagcctcttaaagaataagttacaggtctgtgagagccagaaatcttgcttgtttgtaggtgaccaaatacttattttccaccataatttgcaaataaattcataaaaaatcctacaatgtgaatttctggaaAATacattctcattttgtctgtcataggtacacttcaactatgatgaaaattacaggcctctcatctttttaagttggagaacttgcacaattggtggctgactaaatacttttttgccccactgtatatacatttttatttgtaacAAGATACTTCATAGAATGgtattttgtattttcaaaataataaaaatactTTTTCTTCAAAAAAAATGTGTAGTGGTTCACAGTTTTGTGGCCCAATATCACCCCAAATTTGCTGCATTGGTATCAGAAGTCTTATGGTGTGAGACCATGGGAGCTCTTGTTGGATGAGTGGAAGAACTTGAAAGAAAGTTGAAGCACAAGTATTCACTTTAAGTATGAGGATAGTGCAGTGAATTTGGTCCAAAAGGGGATAGTAAACTTGACTTCGAAAGGGAACAAACACACTATGTTATTGCCACACTGTCACTGCACTCACTCTCATTCAGGAAGTGGGTCCTGTGTCTCGACTTTCTTTCAAACACCTTTTCACCTCCTCCAGCACATCTGATTACGTCACGCTCACAGTATTTGAGGTAACGGGGCCACAAAGTTCTGAAGACAAACATATAAACTATGAAGATAATTCGGAAAAAtcgaaataacttcacagatcttcattgtaaagggtttaaacactgtttcccatgcttgttcaatgacccataaacaattaatgaacatgcacctgtggaacggtcgttaagacattaacagcttacagacggtatgcaattaaggtcacagttatgaaacttaggacactaaagaggcctttctactgactctgaaaaacaccagaagaaagatgcccagggtccctgctcatctgcgtgaacgggccttaggcatgctgcaaggagtcatgaggactgtagatgtggccagggcaatgaattataatgtctgtactgtgagatgcttaagacagcgctacagggagacaggacggacagctgattgtcctcgcagtggcagatcatgtgtaacaacacctgcacaggatcggtacatccgaacatcacacctgcgggacaggtacaggatggcaacaacaactgccgagttacaccaggaacgcacaatctctcCGTTgttgctcagactgtccgcaatgggctgagagaggctggactgagggcttgtaggcctgttgtaaggcaggtcctcaccaaacatcaccggcgacaacatcacctatgggcacaaacccactgtcgctggaccagacaggactggcaaaaagtgctcttcactgacgagtcgcggttttgtctcaccaggggtgatggtcggattagagtttatcgtcaaaggaatgagggtgacgccgaggcctgtactctggagcgggatcgatttggaggtggagggtccgtcatggtgcggtgtgtcacagcatcatcggactgagcttgttgtcattgcaggcaatctcaacgctgtgcgttacagggaagacatcctcctccctcactgctcgttctgtgcgtgatttcctgcaagacaggaatgtcagtgttctgccatggccagcgaagagcccggatctaaatcccattgagcacgtctgggacctgttggatcgaagggtgagggctagggctagggccattccccccagaaatgtctgggaacttgccttggtggaaaagtggggtaacatctcacagcaagaactggcaaatctggtgcagtctatgAAGAGGACATATTATTCCTGATATTCCTGATGTGCCTGGTGTGGCTAGTACAGCCCTGTTACAAGCCTGTCTGTGGGAGAAATCAATGCACTTcctgatctggttcacctgtccttgtgattgtctccaccacccctccaggtgtcgcttattttccctggtgtatatatccctgtgtttcctgtctctctgtgccagttcgtcttgtttgtcaagtttGTCAAGTGGTTTTCCTTGctccaatcccccccccccccccccccctgctgtttgtttctagtcctcctggttaaGACCCtagcctgtcctgactccgaacccgcctgcctgacccttCTACCTGTTCTGACTTCCAGCCTGCCttatccccttgtactgttttggACTCGGATCTGGTTTCTGACCActgcctggcctgacctcgagaccgcctatcgcctggtactgtttggactctgacctggtttatgaactctcgcctgtccccaaCCTGCCTTTGCCTACACCCTTTGTTGTAATAAAAATCGGAGCGCTGCCGTTTGCCTCCTGCgcctgcatttgggtctcgccttgtgcccttatagcaCTCAGAGGCCTTTTAGGGTGAGGAGACTATAGCTTCATCCTGTGTGAATTGTAGAGCACAGAAACTCATCACAGGCTTCTATAGGAAGTGGGAGAGGAAACCCTTCTCTTTACCAACCACTAACTCAGAACACATGTTTGATCTGCCCTTTTCTCCTTTTTCTGAAACACTAGTAGGTCTTATGCAAGTCTAATGTAATGTCTAGCTAGCTATATATGATTGCCTATAAAACTGTCGTGCTCCGTGTTATATTTTTGGGTATTGCACGACACGCATCTACGTGAGCTTGCATAGCTCAGTATGAAAATTTTTGCAACTGCTTATGAATGCACTGCAGCTTTTGTGCCGAAATACCACGTTGCGTGGCGTGTGTGGTGTTTTGTGCATGAAAGGGaaaaagagggcgagagagagcaaagagtgatttcatatactgtataatgttgtAACTGGGTCAAGCTGTATGTGCATTTAATACAGACAATACATCATGGTGCTGAAATCTCTATGCTGAACTGCTCAAATAACTATCCAAGGGAATCTGGTTAAAgtgaagttgttgtttttttgacaGACTGCATGACCCTGTGGCTGCTTGTCATATGACATCACTCTGAGAGGACAAAGGCAGCTGCATGGCCTGAAGTAAAAAACCAGATCTGCAGGATCTCAGCCAGTTTAGTCACTTTTGTTTTATTACCTACGCCTAGGAAAGgaggggggagtgggagagaaggaAATTTAGAAGGAAGAATCAAGGTGGGGTTTGAGAGTTGGAGAATACAATCTCATTGGATTAAGAGTTCGGACAAGGGTAGGAAAGAGAGATAAAgtgaggaaaagagggaggagttGGTGAGAGAGGAAGATtgaaagagaaagaacaggagggagggaaagggaggggcagaaataGGCTCTGAAGAGCTTCAGTGTGTTTGTGCTCAGACAGCACAGGAAGTGGAGTGAGTGTTGGAGACGCAACCCTTTGCGTCAAAACTATTTCACTGCCTTATTTTTCCTCTTCTAAATCTTCATTCTCTGTGAGTTATTTCGGTTTTTGCTGAGCGTGCGTGAAAACTCCTTGTCGACACCATGGATAACTTCCAGACCGTCCTGCGCTTTTTCATGAACCAGAAGGCCACCATTGGCTACAGCTTCATGGCCCTCCTGACCATCGGGGGAGAGCGGATCTTTTCCATGGTCTCCTTCCAGTGCCCTTGCAACCACGACCAGAACTTTGCATACGGCCTGACCTTCCTGTTGGGCCCAGGCCTGGTGCTTCTGGTGCTGGGTCTTTTCTTCAGCAGCAGGCTGTGGCGCCTCTACACTGGCTGTTGCCTCAACCCCGTTAAGCTCTGCCCCGGTGGCAACTGTTTCACCTGCCTCAAGGTGTTTGTCAAAATCTTCTTCGGTGCCTGTGTGGCCCCTATCATGTGGCTGTGTGTGGCACTGTTGAACGGGACCTTCTACGAGTGTGCCGTCAGCGGGCTGGATAATAACCTGGTGCTGGATATGTTCTGTAAGAACAGGACTTTGATGTGCCGGGAGGAGCTGGCCCGTGTGCCCTGCAGCAAGTCCAAGCTGCCCAGCGACTTGAACATGGAACTGTTGCTTATGTTCCGGGCTCAGTCACAGGTGAGTGCAAGCAGCAGTCAGACCCTGTTTGTGACTTTTGTACGGTGGAATGTCATATTTTTCAATGTCATATTGTACAGCTGCAAATGCTGGTGCGAGTCGTTGATATACTTTACTCTCTGTAATTCAGTTGACTGTAAGCAGCACTATTGAAGTTTATTCtaaacaattattattattatttaaaaaaaaactgttggcATTCTTTATTCATTTTATGTGAGCGTGAGTTTTGGTTCCTGGTTGTACATTCGCAGATACTGGGCTGGTGTATCATCATCATTTCAGCCGTTCTAGGGCTCCTCGGGACCTGCTACACCAACTGCCGCTCGAAAGTCAGCTACCTGCAGCTCACCTTCTGGAAGCACTACGTAGAAAAGGAGAAGGAGCAGTTCGACACATTCTCTATGGAGTACGCATCCAAGCTGGCCGAGAGGAACCTGAAGAGCTTTTTTGAGAACCGTGAACCGGAAATATTCCCTTTCCCCAACCACAAGGCCTGGGAGGAGATCTCAGCCCTCTACACCTTCTCCAAGAGTGAGCAGTACTACAGCACCCTGCAGAGGTATGTGGAGCGTGATGACCAGAGACTACTGCCCTGACAAAAGACCAGTCATGGAGCTGGACCACGGCACAGAGATGAGCTGAGAGAGCGGTGGATAATGGCATATAAATGCATATCCATATTTCACGAACACTAGATTGGGACATTGTTTGACACTTTTTCTATTGACAGTGTATGAATGATAGTATATCCtatttgttttaccttttatAAATGACATGCAGTATATACTATAGGTTTAACTCACAGACTGAGGAGAGGCGTTGTTTCCTGCATTTCCCCCAAAGCACTGAGATCTACACAGAACACCATTCAGAAGGTTACTACCAGTGACACAGCAGTTATTACCAAAGAATGCAGCCATTGCAGAAGTGGTGAAACAGCAGGGCTTCTTGTCTGATGTGGACAAGGATGCATGTTAAGAATATTTATTTTCTGTagaggcttccttctttttactctgtcacttaggctagtattgtggagtaaatacaatgttgttgatacatcctcagttttatcctatcacagccacagtgactgggtgtatttctacaccatacaaagtgtaattaacaacttcaccatgctcaaagggatatttgtcattattttgtacccatctatcaataggtgcccttctttgcgaggcattgggaaATCTCCTTGGTGTTTGTGGTtgtatctgtgtttgaaattcactgctcaactgagggaccttacagataattgtgtgtgtggggaacAGAAATGAGGAAGTCATTAAAAAGTATTGTTAAACTCTATTATTGCATCTattagtccatgcaacttatgtgacttgtttaagtacattttcactcctgaacttatttaggctttccataacaaagtggttgaatatttattgactcgaagacatttcagcttttcattttgaattgatttgtaaaaaatgtaataaaaacatTATTCCGCTTTGACACGATGGAGTATTGTGTATAggtcaattcaggctgtaaaccaacaatgtggaaaaagtcaaggtgtgtgaaaaccttctgtcacggctggctgaaggactgaaccaaggtgcagcatggtgagcgtacattttaactttatttaaaaatgacgccgacaaaacgaagaacaaaaaaacaaccgcgaagctttgggctatgtgccctgaacaaagtcaaagttaacttcccacaaaacaggtgggggaaaagggtacctaagtatggttctcaatcagagacaacgatagatgATGTCAGAAGctatcagcctatcagaagcttctaaagccatgacatcattttctgaaattttccaagctgtttaaaggcacagtcaacttagtgtatgtaaacttctgacccactggatttgtgttacagtgaattataaatgaaataatctgtctgtaaacaattgttggacaaattacttgtgtcatgcacaaaataacctaacctaaccgacttgccaaaactatagtttgttaacaagaaatttgtggagtggttgaaaaactagttttaatgactccaacctatgtatatgtaaacttccgacttcaactgtatataatctTGGTATGAAACTCGTCATATGCTTTTTGCAGATGAGGCCGCTATGAGATATTCTGTCCTGACATGTCTCCATTTATTTATATACTCCATTTAGCAATAGTGAATGAGTTTATCTCAGTTTACGTTGTGTGTCCATGATGAGAATTTGATCATCTCAGATATCAATATCAGTTTCCTATCTTGAAATGTAACTCCATTTGAATATAATATGAAGCAGTGATATTATCTCTAGACATGATCTTTGTGTTTCATTCTCATTCCAAACAAGAGTGATATTCTTGTGGTATCTTTAAGTTCTTCATGGGGTGCCATGTGTTGGTTTGGTTGTCACATGGCCTGATTTGGTATTTTTCATCTCACTCAACACGCAATCATGTTCCCACTGGTAGCTACCTACTGGCTTGGCCTAGCTGCCAAAATACCCTTTCATTTAGTTCATCTGGTTCCTCTCACCTAGCTGGATATGGTTCGGCTGACACGTGGTCAGCTGATTATAAAACAACAGTGTGTTTTGGagtgtttgtttttgtatttcacgTGTATTATATGCACGTGCGAGTTACTCTTATCCTCAAGTATCTATAAGCCTACTGGTGAAGTGAAGGGCACTGGTACTGAAGGAGCCATCTCTCTCACATTTGCACAAACCATTGGATCCATATaagctgttcctctctctaatgTTTTTCTCCTAGTTGGAGTTGGATAAATGAGTTGTCAATGTTTTGTGTTCAATATAACACTAGCTTCATGATTTCCCCATGTTCCAATGAGGATTAGAGTAAAGTGGCATTGACAGAGCATGGCTGCCTGTTAAAACCAGGGCTGCGTTTGCATAACTAAATAAGTTGTTGTTCCATATCATTGTCGTTGACGGATAGCTGGAGTATGCTGTGTGAGCAAGGAGAGGAAAAAAAAGGGAGTTGACTCAgtaatgaaacaaaaacagattcAATTGGGTTTACCATTGACTTTATACATTTAGCAGATAAGTAGCTCAGTATAataacatttggttaaaaattaATTTACAAATGTACAAATGTTTTTTGCAAATAAAAAGGCATCTTCATTTCTTGTGTATAGAAATATAATAATGCCCAGCTTGTGTGCACAGCCTTCATAGACTGGCCAGGTCTGGGCTGCATGGTGCCTCTGATTCAGTGAGTCATTGTTTACTCAAATGCATAGCTAGTAGTCACATCAGTGCTCTGTAATTAATTATAGTTCTGTTCACATTACCTTCGCAATTCCTTCTAAGTATGACAACAATGGTACTACTACAGTATTTAGCTATGactaaaacatatacagtgccttgcgaaagtattcggcccccttgaactttgcgaccttttgccacatttcaggcttcaaacataaatatataaaactgtatttgtttgaagaatcaacaacaagtgggacacaatcatgaagtggaatgacatttattggatatttcaaacttttttaacaaatcaaaaactgaaaaattgggcgtgcaaaattattcagcccccttaagttaatactttgtagcgccaccttttgctgcgattacagctgtaagtcgcttggggtatgtctctatcagttttgcacatcgagagactgacattttttcccattcctccttgcaaaacagctcgagctcagtgaggttggatagagaacatttgtgaacagcagttttcagttctttccacagattctcgattggattcaggtctggactttgacttggccattctaacacctggatatgtttatttttgaaccattccattgtagattttgctttatgttttggatcattgtcttgttggaagacaaatctccgtcccagtctcaggtcttttgcagactccatcaggttttcttccagaatggtcctgtatttggctccatccatcttcccatcaatattaaccatcttccctgtccctgctgaagaaaatcaggcccaaaccatgatgctgccaccaccatgtttgacagtggggatggtgtgttcagctgtgttgcttttacgccaaacataacgttttgcattgttgccaaaaagttacattttggtttaatctgaccagagcaccttcttccacatgtttggtgtgtctcccaggtggcttgtggcaaactttaaacaacactttttatggatatctttaagaaatggctttcttcttgccactcttccataaagtccagatttgtgcaatatacgactgattgttgtcctatggacagagtctcccacctcagctgtagatctctgcagttcatccagagtgatcatgggcctcttggctgcatctctgatcagtcttctccttgtatgagctgaaagtttagagggacggccaggtcttggtagatttgcagtggtctgatactccttccatttcaatattatcgcttgcacagtgctcattgggatgtttaaagcttgggaaatctttttgtatccaaatccgggtttaaacttcttcacaacagtatctcggacctgcctggtgtgttccttgttcttcatgatgctctctgcgcttttaacggacctctgagactatcacagtgcaggtgcatttatacggagacttgattacacacaggtggattgtatttatcatcattagtcatttaggtcaacattggatcattcagagatcctcactgaacttctggagagagtttgctgcactgaaagtaaaggggctgaataattttgcacgcccaatttttcagtttttgatttgttaaaaaagtttgaaatatccaataaatgtcgttccacttcatgattgtgtcccacttgttgttgattcttcacaaaaaaatacagttttatatctttatatttgaagcctgaaatgtggcaaaaggtcgcaaagttcaagggggccaaatactttcgcaaggcactgtatgtgcagtGCTTTTAGGGAGGCCAAATGGTGGACTGAGTTGTGTAGAACAATGTTAGTATTTAGTTCAAGGTTTATTTTATTAATGAAGCACTTTTAAACAAATCTATATCCCTGATATTACACGTGCTCAGTCGTTTCTGAGACCTTCAGATTTAGGTTAATCATATTAAGACACAACCCTTTGGATATGAGTAGCTTCGATCTTACTTCAGGGCCAAAAGAAGTAAGTTCCCCTATCGTCCAAAAGTCTGTTGAAATCA
The genomic region above belongs to Oncorhynchus mykiss isolate Arlee chromosome 3, USDA_OmykA_1.1, whole genome shotgun sequence and contains:
- the LOC110519270 gene encoding calcium homeostasis modulator protein 5, with the protein product MDNFQTVLRFFMNQKATIGYSFMALLTIGGERIFSMVSFQCPCNHDQNFAYGLTFLLGPGLVLLVLGLFFSSRLWRLYTGCCLNPVKLCPGGNCFTCLKVFVKIFFGACVAPIMWLCVALLNGTFYECAVSGLDNNLVLDMFCKNRTLMCREELARVPCSKSKLPSDLNMELLLMFRAQSQILGWCIIIISAVLGLLGTCYTNCRSKVSYLQLTFWKHYVEKEKEQFDTFSMEYASKLAERNLKSFFENREPEIFPFPNHKAWEEISALYTFSKSEQYYSTLQRYVERDDQRLLP